The proteins below are encoded in one region of Scomber japonicus isolate fScoJap1 chromosome 2, fScoJap1.pri, whole genome shotgun sequence:
- the LOC128365838 gene encoding intelectin-like — protein MQWTFISTYIITFSDGLYYLTTANGMVYQTFCDMTTAGGGWTLVASVHENSVYGKCTVGDRWSSQQGNNANIPDGDGNWSNRNTFGTAESATSDDFKNPGYYDIVAEDMSVWHVPNTFPLEHWNLAAILRYHTNNRFLRLYGGNLFKLFKQYPVRYNVGSCSNRGPAIPIVYDHGDRESTRNLYGANARREFEAGFITFRAINNERAAMAFCSGVKPTGCHTEHYCIGGGGYFPEGNPRQCGDFPSFDWDGVGQSQHWSASKEMTEAAVLLFYR, from the exons atgcAGTGGACCTTTATTTCAACCTATATTATAACATTTTCAGATGGATTGTACTACCTGACAACTGCTAACGGCATGGTCTATCAGACTTTCTGTGATATGACTACTGCGGGAGGCGGCTGGACTCTGGTGGCAAGTGTCCATGAGAACAGCGTTTATGGAAAATGCACAGTGGGCGACCGCTGGTCCAGCCAACAGGGCAACAATGCTAACATACCAGATGGAGATGGGAACTGGTCCAATAGAAACACCTTTGGAACAGCAGAGAGTGCCACTTCAGATGATTTTAAG aATCCAGGTTACTATGATATAGTAGCAGAAGACATGTCTGTGTGGCACGTTCCCAACACCTTCCCACTGGAGCACTGGAACCTGGCAGCCATCCTCCGCTACCACACTAACAACCGCTTCCTCCGTCTGTACGGGGGGAACCTCTTTAAGCTCTTCAAG CAATATCCAGTGAGATACAACGTTGGCTCGTGCAGCAACAGAGGGCCAGCTATTCCCATTGTGTATGATCATGGAGACAGAGAGTCCACCAGAAACTTATATGGAGCCAATGCAAGAA GGGAATTTGAAGCAGGTTTCATCACCTTCAGAGCAATAAACAATGAACGTGCAGCCATGGCTTTCTGCTCTGGGGTTAAACCAACTGGATGCCACACAGAACAT tACTGCATAGGAGGAGGTGGATACTTCCCTGAAGGAAACCCTAGACAGTGTGGAGACTTCCCATCATTTGACTGGGACGGAGTGGGACAGTCACAACATTGGAGCGCCTCCAAAGAGATGACTGAGGCGGCTGTTTTACTCTTCTACCGCTGA
- the LOC128365845 gene encoding intelectin-like: MVFREISVQELPPETLVVVVKRIKAQPALSETSISSLTSVLNIELHENTKEYMLYHILLLLVVLVSVEHESFAAPVNEELTHLTRTNSEHLDKLRNRSSYVARSCKEIRDRYNAHEDGLYYLTTANGMVYQTFCDMTTAGGGWTLVASVHENSVYGKCTVGDRWSSQQGNNANRPDGDGNWSNRNTFGTAESATSDDFKNPGYYDIVAEDMSVWHVPNTFPLEHWNQAAILRYHTNNRFLRLYGGNLFKLFKRYPVRYNVGSCSNRGPAIPIVYDHGDRASTRNLYGANSRREFEAGFISFRAINYERAAMAICSGVKPTGCNTEHYCIGGGGYFPEGHPRQCGDFPAFDWNRVGQSQHWSASKEMTEAAVLLFYR, encoded by the exons ATGGTTTTCAGGGAGATATCTGTACAGGAACTTCCACCTGAGACActagtggtggtggtgaagaG GATAAAAGCTCAGCCAGCACTCTCAGAGACTTCAATTTCAAGCCTGACTTCTGTGCTGAATATAGAGCTACATGAAAATACAAAGGAGT aCATGTTATATCATATTCTTTTGCTGTTGGTGGTTTTGGTGTCAGTGGAGCATGAATCCTTTGCAGCTCCAG TAAATGAGGAGCTCACCCACCTCACCAGGACCAACTCTGAACATTTGGATAAACTGAGGAACAGATCCAGTTATGTTGCAAGGAGCTGTAAAGAGATCAGGGACCGATATAATGCACATGAAG ATGGGTTGTACTACCTGACAACTGCTAACGGCATGGTCTATCAGACTTTCTGTGATATGACTACTGCGGGAGGCGGCTGGACTCTGGTGGCAAGTGTCCATGAGAACAGCGTTTATGGAAAATGCACAGTGGGCGACCGCTGGTCCAGCCAACAGGGCAACAATGCTAACAGACCAGATGGAGATGGGAACTGGTCCAATAGAAACACCTTTGGAACAGCAGAGAGCGCCACTTCAGATGATTTTAAG aATCCAGGTTACTATGATATAGTAGCAGAAGACATGTCTGTATGGCACGTTCCCAACACCTTCCCACTGGAGCACTGGAACCAGGCAGCCATCCTCCGCTACCACACTAACAACCGCTTCCTCCGTCTGTATGGGGGGAACCTCTTTAAGCTCTTCAAG CGATATCCAGTGAGATACAACGTTGGCTCGTGCAGCAACAGAGGGCCAGCTATTCCCATTGTGTATGATCATGGAGACAGAGCGTCCACCAGAAACTTATACGGAGCCAATTCAAGAA GGGAATTTGAAGCAGGTTTCATCTCCTTCAGAGCAATAAACTATGAACGTGCAGCCATGGCTATCTGCTCTGGGGTTAAACCAACTGGATGCAACACTGAACAT TACTGCATAGGAGGAGGTGGATACTTCCCTGAAGGACACCCTAGACAGTGTGGAGACTTCCCCGCATTTGACTGGAACAGGGTGGGACAGTCACAACATTGGAGCGCCTCCAAAGAGATGACTGAGGCGGCTGTTTTACTGTTCTACCGCTGA